From Shewanella psychrophila, a single genomic window includes:
- a CDS encoding diguanylate cyclase — MIQRALLLLLIFFSQTAAAVTSIDQSLLFHAKADQTPPSLHADVTPWMATLEEADSISLTGGSYWLVMPTFMYDRETKWAISVRNSIVESLDYWVIGDDGSKQHSHSGYYAPYEFLFDYGREVELNYGVEYWIIVKLESRYFSSVPKVELKHLLEHKKSADIEAMAVMLCLGGLIFIACYNLLIFFSIKDRAFLYYGLYVLAYFFGWALTFHIPAHLWAYHNLELHHLFFISLPIFNILFYKHFLQLPEYSPKLWRLSKYLMWTCILALPTSIYLVSYTALIASVLIMLWIGLAITCGNVCLIKGFSPARYFIFAFTCLLLPAVIILPGNLGLTPDFVEHAELATLIGGTADALMLSLALANKIKLLSEERQTYIKTLGIAWEKAREDELTRLQNRHAFDEFMQTQRFGKEAKRGEHLILLDIDGITQVNHTLGHHEGDCLLKFAAKQLKSICESHERVRLFRIGGDNFVILLSMEQTQSVLVQLEQLSNAFEKEGYRETGVSYGFALNRDAKDASDWLRTADKNMYRHKTEKRRVKQAKVSQVIDDSNRLDFI; from the coding sequence ATGATCCAAAGAGCGCTCTTGTTATTACTTATCTTTTTTAGTCAGACAGCGGCCGCGGTCACTTCTATCGATCAGTCCCTTCTGTTTCATGCCAAAGCCGATCAAACCCCTCCTTCTCTACACGCCGATGTGACGCCTTGGATGGCGACACTGGAAGAAGCCGACAGTATCAGTTTAACTGGTGGGAGTTACTGGCTAGTAATGCCTACATTTATGTACGACAGAGAGACTAAATGGGCGATCAGTGTTAGAAATTCCATCGTAGAATCACTGGATTATTGGGTGATCGGTGACGATGGCAGCAAACAACATTCTCATAGTGGCTACTATGCTCCATACGAGTTTTTGTTTGATTATGGCCGGGAAGTAGAGCTTAACTATGGCGTGGAATATTGGATAATCGTGAAACTCGAGAGTCGCTACTTCTCTTCAGTGCCTAAAGTGGAGCTCAAACATCTGCTAGAGCATAAGAAGAGTGCAGATATTGAAGCTATGGCTGTGATGTTATGCCTGGGGGGACTCATCTTTATTGCCTGCTATAACTTACTGATTTTTTTCTCTATCAAGGATCGCGCTTTTCTTTATTATGGCCTCTATGTATTGGCATATTTTTTCGGTTGGGCGCTGACCTTTCACATTCCTGCTCATCTATGGGCATACCATAACTTAGAGCTACACCATCTGTTTTTTATTAGCCTGCCAATATTTAATATACTGTTTTACAAACATTTCCTCCAGCTTCCTGAATACTCTCCAAAGTTGTGGCGTTTAAGCAAGTATCTAATGTGGACCTGTATCTTGGCGCTACCGACGAGTATTTATCTGGTTTCCTATACCGCGCTTATTGCCTCAGTGTTAATTATGTTGTGGATCGGCCTGGCGATTACTTGTGGTAACGTCTGTCTGATCAAAGGTTTCTCTCCGGCTCGTTATTTTATCTTCGCCTTTACCTGTTTACTGTTGCCTGCTGTGATCATTCTTCCGGGAAATTTAGGATTAACACCTGACTTTGTCGAACATGCAGAGCTTGCCACGCTCATAGGTGGAACCGCCGATGCACTCATGCTATCTCTGGCTCTGGCAAATAAGATCAAGTTATTGTCCGAGGAGAGGCAGACCTACATAAAGACCTTGGGTATCGCCTGGGAGAAAGCCCGTGAGGATGAACTGACACGGTTGCAAAATCGACATGCATTCGATGAGTTCATGCAAACTCAACGGTTTGGTAAAGAGGCTAAACGAGGCGAACACCTGATCTTGCTGGATATTGATGGTATTACTCAGGTAAATCATACCTTAGGTCATCATGAGGGAGATTGTTTACTTAAATTTGCCGCTAAACAGCTTAAGTCTATTTGTGAATCCCATGAGAGAGTGAGGTTATTTAGGATCGGCGGGGATAATTTTGTCATATTACTCTCTATGGAACAGACTCAGTCTGTTCTGGTTCAACTTGAGCAACTCTCTAATGCATTTGAGAAGGAAGGCTATCGAGAGACTGGTGTCAGTTATGGTTTTGCTTTAAATAGAGATGCCAAGGATGCCAGTGACTGGCTGAGAACCGCAGATAAGAATATGTATCGTCACAAGACAGAGAAACGCCGTGTTAAGCAGGCTAAGGTGAGTCAGGTCATAGATGATTCCAATAGATTAGACTTTATTTAA
- a CDS encoding YfaZ family outer membrane protein translates to MSAKTWSSLLLLSSISVAANASDFGINLNDDVISTELNLDLQNNANAVLGYIYSNDGGQLLSGAMHVAHDAGIHHFEIGAKYSYAWAKNSANGSAIGVGGRYTMALGSNLSFHASGYYAPSVLSFGSVDGMYELDSKIQFQLNPSLALYTGYRNIRLQYDNTNNSTFDSGFYIGGKASF, encoded by the coding sequence ATGAGCGCTAAAACTTGGAGTAGCCTACTCCTGCTATCGAGTATTTCTGTTGCTGCTAATGCCAGTGATTTTGGTATTAACCTTAACGATGATGTGATTTCAACAGAACTCAACCTTGATCTTCAAAATAATGCCAACGCCGTACTCGGATATATCTACTCAAATGATGGTGGACAGCTATTGTCAGGGGCCATGCATGTAGCCCATGATGCCGGTATTCATCATTTTGAGATTGGGGCAAAGTACTCCTATGCTTGGGCGAAAAACAGTGCCAATGGCAGTGCTATCGGAGTAGGAGGTCGTTACACTATGGCGCTGGGCTCTAACCTATCATTCCATGCATCTGGATATTATGCCCCTTCGGTACTCTCTTTTGGTAGCGTCGACGGCATGTACGAGCTAGACAGTAAAATTCAATTTCAGTTAAATCCAAGTCTTGCTCTTTACACTGGCTACAGAAATATTCGTCTTCAGTATGACAACACGAATAATTCAACTTTTGACTCGGGTTTCTATATTGGTGGTAAAGCCAGTTTCTAA
- a CDS encoding aminoacyl-tRNA deacylase, with the protein MAISTRLNEYLQDNKINYELVSHPHSFNSLSSAIAAQVSPSQLAKAVILEDHEGRKIMAVLPANHKISLGALGDKLNRDLHLMKEQAVYQMFKDCENGAIPPLGGAYNLEAVYDDLLVNAKEVYFEAGDHSSLVHISRKDFVKLIKDAKHLRFSHQTIH; encoded by the coding sequence ATGGCAATTTCTACCCGATTAAATGAGTACCTGCAGGATAATAAGATAAACTATGAGCTTGTCTCTCACCCCCATAGTTTTAACTCGTTAAGCTCGGCCATCGCGGCACAAGTATCGCCATCTCAGCTAGCAAAAGCGGTGATCTTAGAAGATCATGAAGGACGTAAGATAATGGCTGTGTTACCCGCTAACCATAAAATCAGCCTGGGAGCCTTAGGTGACAAGCTTAACCGGGACCTACACCTGATGAAGGAGCAAGCGGTTTATCAGATGTTTAAAGACTGTGAGAATGGGGCTATCCCACCATTAGGCGGTGCCTACAACTTAGAAGCGGTTTATGACGATCTCTTAGTCAATGCCAAAGAAGTCTATTTTGAGGCCGGAGACCATAGCAGCTTAGTGCACATAAGCCGGAAAGATTTCGTTAAACTGATCAAAGATGCCAAGCACTTAAGGTTCAGTCATCAAACTATTCATTAG
- a CDS encoding glutathione peroxidase — translation MTSIYDFSVNDIQGKPLSLSEYKDKVILIVNTASACGFTPQYKGLQDLYEKYGPEKFVILGFPCNQFGAQESGNESEISSFCELNFGVNFPLFEKIEVNGPEAHPLYEYLKSEAKGILGSKRIKWNFTKFLINSQGKVLTRFASTTKPEAIEKEIISLLS, via the coding sequence ATGACATCCATCTATGACTTTTCGGTAAATGATATTCAAGGGAAACCCTTATCCTTATCTGAATATAAAGATAAGGTAATATTAATCGTCAATACAGCAAGCGCCTGTGGCTTCACGCCTCAATATAAGGGACTACAGGATCTCTATGAAAAATACGGCCCTGAAAAATTTGTCATTCTTGGGTTTCCCTGTAATCAGTTCGGGGCTCAGGAAAGTGGCAATGAGAGTGAGATCTCTTCATTTTGTGAACTTAATTTCGGCGTCAACTTTCCCCTCTTTGAGAAAATAGAGGTCAACGGCCCAGAAGCACATCCCCTTTATGAGTACCTCAAATCCGAGGCTAAGGGCATTTTAGGCAGCAAGAGGATCAAATGGAATTTCACCAAATTTTTAATTAATAGCCAAGGGAAAGTATTAACGCGATTTGCTTCTACCACTAAGCCTGAAGCGATAGAAAAAGAAATAATTAGTTTACTAAGCTAA
- a CDS encoding NAD(P)-binding protein — translation MEQLRPNFIYPPGSMLMHSPLVLNRADMYGFFMKGKQANLQRSIDTCLNQVAGSEMYFKVLSPYILTSFTRVDKAYSAYPEDRDKGWIQETDIITWVMIGRQESADSDDISHVYFHPLFTFVNDAMALINGRELFGYPKYMCEYEMPQPGEPLTKLSLSAKSFKEFSPETELAFHPLLTVDCEAQEEDQLSTLEAITKTWQLFKDQTDFIPELDRLGENQLFSLLFKPAIDQIFLKQLPDSAGEKAVYQAITSSPAKVNRVHSLSLLENDLLATIFDNASFPLKESLGVELGEQNVLLPYHVNFDFEVPQGEVLVDNSLLKKEKIAILGGGVAAMSAAMCLTEQPGWQNKYEIDVYQLGWRIGGKGASGRNAEQGQRIEEHGLHIWFGFYQNAFSLMRKAYEELNRPAGAPLATFLDAFKPHSFIVLQEDVGGESDSWPIEFPLRDGLPGDSTEILTLWKVVKAAFSWIREWLKEMDDLLDEAEKETAKPVHWFSEDWFERLKDRIEDSIEDTIDDTKESLASLGDSIECHLNQLVGRECDDHAHSPDEDDEGFIESAVDSFRARLEESFAEKLETNDELRRLYIASDLGLTILKGMFADGVFKQGFDVINDYDYREWLTKHGANQTFTVDSAPVRGFYDLVFAYEKGNFDKPNLEAGTIIRSMLRIGLCYQGGVMWKMQAGMGDVVFTPYYEVLKRRGVNFHYFNQVDNLVCNNGTIETIEITEQVKLKEGLESYNPLVDVKGLDCWPSAPLYEQLDSEQVQLLKDNDINLEHFWSDWQSVYQDKFGEPLPKKSLVKGQDFDRVIFGLSIGSVPHVASEVMAQSEPLTKAVEKVKTVATQAYQVWLNEDLDGMGWQYTPESGEQPVLSGFTEPFDTWASMDQLIDKEDWQGVQPKNASYFCSALPVEHYPPRSDIEFPELKAQQAKEGAIGQLNNQIHKLWSNVGEAFRWQWLHAGDETSEGAQGQTRFDSQYWRVNIDPSERYVMSVKGSSKYRIDTDGTGIDNLYVTGDWINTGINASCVEAATMAGMHTSKAICGYPKIIKGEKDF, via the coding sequence ATGGAACAACTTCGACCTAACTTCATCTACCCTCCCGGATCTATGCTGATGCACTCACCACTGGTGCTTAACAGGGCTGACATGTATGGTTTTTTCATGAAAGGCAAACAGGCCAACCTGCAACGTTCCATCGATACTTGCCTCAATCAAGTGGCTGGTAGCGAAATGTACTTTAAGGTACTTTCACCTTATATATTAACCAGCTTCACCCGAGTCGATAAGGCTTATTCAGCATATCCCGAGGACAGGGATAAAGGCTGGATACAGGAAACCGATATTATTACTTGGGTCATGATTGGCAGGCAAGAAAGTGCCGACAGTGATGATATCAGTCACGTGTATTTTCATCCCTTGTTCACCTTCGTCAATGATGCCATGGCACTAATTAATGGCCGTGAGTTGTTTGGTTACCCCAAATACATGTGCGAGTATGAGATGCCCCAGCCAGGTGAGCCGCTCACGAAGCTGAGTTTGTCAGCCAAGAGCTTTAAAGAGTTTTCACCGGAGACTGAACTGGCGTTTCATCCTCTATTAACGGTCGATTGCGAAGCTCAAGAAGAAGATCAGCTCAGCACGTTAGAGGCCATCACCAAAACCTGGCAACTTTTTAAAGACCAAACCGACTTCATTCCCGAGCTCGACAGACTCGGTGAAAACCAGCTATTTAGTTTGCTGTTCAAACCCGCTATCGATCAAATATTTCTCAAACAACTACCTGATTCAGCCGGAGAAAAAGCTGTCTATCAGGCCATAACATCCTCACCCGCTAAGGTCAATAGAGTCCATTCCTTGTCACTGCTGGAAAATGATCTTTTAGCCACCATCTTCGACAATGCCAGCTTCCCGTTAAAAGAGTCATTAGGCGTCGAGCTAGGCGAGCAAAACGTGCTTCTGCCCTATCATGTTAACTTTGACTTCGAAGTCCCCCAAGGCGAAGTATTGGTCGATAACTCATTGCTCAAGAAGGAGAAAATAGCCATACTCGGCGGTGGCGTCGCCGCCATGAGCGCAGCAATGTGTTTGACCGAGCAACCGGGCTGGCAGAACAAATATGAAATAGATGTCTACCAACTAGGCTGGCGCATTGGTGGCAAGGGGGCCAGTGGGCGAAACGCCGAGCAAGGCCAACGAATCGAAGAGCACGGCCTGCATATCTGGTTTGGTTTTTATCAAAATGCCTTCAGTCTGATGCGCAAAGCCTATGAAGAACTCAACCGACCAGCGGGTGCACCTCTGGCAACCTTCTTGGATGCCTTCAAACCCCACAGTTTTATCGTGCTACAGGAAGATGTCGGCGGGGAGTCTGACAGTTGGCCCATAGAGTTTCCGCTCAGAGATGGACTCCCAGGAGACAGCACAGAAATTTTAACCCTGTGGAAAGTGGTCAAAGCCGCCTTCAGCTGGATAAGAGAGTGGCTCAAGGAGATGGACGACTTACTCGACGAGGCAGAAAAAGAAACCGCCAAACCCGTACACTGGTTTAGCGAAGACTGGTTCGAACGCCTCAAAGACAGAATAGAAGACTCGATTGAAGACACCATAGATGACACAAAAGAGAGCCTGGCATCACTGGGAGACTCTATCGAATGTCACCTAAATCAACTCGTCGGTCGTGAGTGTGACGATCACGCTCACAGCCCGGATGAAGATGATGAAGGGTTTATCGAGTCTGCAGTCGATAGTTTCCGTGCTCGCTTAGAGGAAAGCTTTGCAGAAAAATTAGAAACTAACGATGAACTTCGAAGGCTGTATATCGCCTCAGATCTTGGTCTAACCATACTTAAGGGCATGTTTGCCGATGGCGTATTCAAGCAGGGTTTCGATGTGATTAATGACTATGATTACCGTGAGTGGTTGACCAAGCACGGAGCAAATCAAACCTTTACCGTAGACTCGGCTCCGGTCAGAGGATTCTACGATTTAGTATTCGCCTATGAAAAAGGCAACTTCGATAAACCAAATCTTGAGGCCGGAACCATCATTCGCTCCATGTTGCGTATTGGTCTGTGCTATCAAGGTGGCGTGATGTGGAAGATGCAGGCTGGCATGGGTGATGTGGTGTTTACCCCTTATTACGAGGTGTTAAAACGCCGCGGGGTAAACTTCCATTACTTTAACCAAGTGGATAATTTGGTCTGCAATAACGGTACCATTGAAACGATTGAGATCACCGAGCAGGTTAAGCTTAAAGAGGGCTTAGAAAGTTATAACCCCCTTGTTGATGTAAAAGGTTTAGATTGTTGGCCCAGCGCACCACTCTATGAGCAACTAGATAGTGAGCAGGTTCAGCTGCTTAAAGACAATGACATCAACCTGGAACACTTCTGGAGTGATTGGCAGTCAGTGTACCAAGATAAATTCGGTGAGCCTCTGCCAAAGAAAAGCTTGGTAAAAGGCCAAGACTTCGATCGGGTTATATTCGGTCTATCCATTGGCTCAGTGCCTCATGTTGCAAGCGAAGTCATGGCTCAGAGTGAGCCGCTGACTAAAGCTGTAGAAAAGGTTAAAACCGTCGCAACTCAGGCATATCAAGTCTGGCTCAACGAAGATCTGGATGGGATGGGATGGCAATATACGCCAGAGAGTGGCGAGCAACCAGTGCTCTCGGGTTTTACTGAACCCTTTGATACTTGGGCCTCGATGGATCAGTTAATAGACAAGGAAGACTGGCAAGGCGTGCAACCTAAAAATGCCAGCTACTTCTGCTCGGCTCTTCCGGTAGAGCATTACCCTCCCCGCTCGGATATTGAATTTCCAGAGCTTAAGGCTCAGCAGGCCAAAGAAGGCGCCATAGGTCAGCTCAACAATCAGATCCATAAGCTCTGGAGCAACGTTGGAGAAGCGTTCCGCTGGCAGTGGTTACACGCAGGCGATGAGACGAGTGAAGGCGCTCAAGGACAAACCAGATTTGATAGCCAATACTGGCGCGTCAATATCGATCCCTCTGAGCGTTATGTGATGTCGGTCAAAGGCAGCAGTAAATACCGTATCGATACCGACGGTACAGGCATAGACAACCTCTATGTCACCGGCGATTGGATTAATACAGGCATCAACGCCAGCTGTGTCGAAGCAGCAACCATGGCTGGTATGCACACCTCAAAAGCCATCTGCGGCTACCCTAAGATAATTAAAGGAGAAAAGGACTTTTAA
- a CDS encoding collagenase: MRNIIKSRNSISSKKSILASAIFLSLNLGALYAPSVQAAEMCGTKTLERQGEVPANQAHCITDYGHYFYVNVPYENSNVTITTSGGTFNGSDADILLYDGDDWSGNVELSSAVSGTNDESISFVSRAGSRYFKINGNIQETTLEVTVTGGDVPPPMGGYIVFDTNILVDLPVPSISSKAQYGNVIPTILAATYSDFEGIASGVNDPIDDVSDAVHYLAGTNDLTDPDLNQLLYFLGSYKYYAPAMSDAEAAKLSIALQAVASMTGFLSTDGGVIQEGYAKALNNFERGAGAAYFKDQLPHLLATIQYYSIQTNPFGATNAGDATMALLGAIGSAAYYGDGAVKSAYNSNMLDVLSVMRSFAFLGETSLDMKWSTEADRKWILPHTFIALGKISSIATDEAKARFDSSILEVHGKVTQIISVETTETIVTKNYLKSAGRQCEASDPLFGSCVVPPKEEDILTVRHECTDKVVIRAQSSISQATLTQSCADIALQETEFHSFFNTGGVPVTGDQNDVIEVVAFASPEDYEKYAPEFFGISTDNGGMYLEGTPENVGNQARFIAMQCPDSWVGTSCQYIDQIYNLRHEFVHYLDGRYIKAGSYGSFDYNVSWSEGMAEYMANGAEHTRTLNALKGETIPPLYNLLFMSYEYDDLYQWGYFAMRYLGEEHPSEIASITAALQAGDNAAYIEVLKGVAERTEAGFEAFVLANSETVAPAAAVIPAADTIGSCALAQQYVRKVDANKTEYTVTNTTDTPVSLFWIDNNKGTANFAKNYKTLNLGENYTASSWSEGDRLMLTDNAMNCLGVAVMEPVQNSFSIDADLVKDVVPEAIPEQDMLGSCELVRPHLIKDESHAFTITNTTDYPVRLFRVDNLTGKPKYASAATGFDFGYGTLNKGESYTSDIWYGDRRIMLADARLNCLSVGVLNNVTADFIIDETTIANAAAPEVIPAANTIGSCDLMNKHLTGPFESDFSFTNNSDTAVRVYRVDNETGELSESFGFTTLATGETYDSVSTWKWFGNRRAAITNTAGQCLGVAVMTEEGVSNDYEITQDLIGGGTTPVDSDGDGVIDSQDAFPNDPTESVDTDGDGVGDNSDAFPNDGTESVDTDGDGVGNNADAFPNDATETLDSDGDGLGDNADAFPNDATETLDSDGDGVGDNADAYPNDPNNGVVQSCGAATITSGQLTLENEECISGGKGSFYVYVDADNTDLYITTQGGEGDADIYFNADTWATSTNAQSRSELSGNSESLHVVANRGWRYIAIDTGTSYSGVTVKVSLTDPSTAPVEPPVLPPVEPEQPSGLADTCATETVQDYGSISDGVPICVKNGRSSFYINVPAGTQSLTAETGHGVGELELYVGESWPDASSNTGVSANPGTIESVTVNQPKSGWYYISVQSMPSSEDVTLKVTLK; encoded by the coding sequence ATGAGAAACATAATAAAATCAAGAAATAGTATATCTTCGAAAAAGTCTATTCTAGCTAGCGCTATCTTTCTTTCCCTTAACCTAGGTGCTTTATATGCCCCTTCTGTGCAAGCGGCAGAAATGTGCGGCACTAAAACTTTAGAACGTCAAGGGGAAGTCCCCGCTAATCAAGCCCATTGCATTACCGATTATGGTCATTATTTCTATGTGAATGTGCCCTATGAAAACAGCAATGTCACCATAACCACATCAGGTGGTACTTTTAATGGCAGTGATGCCGATATTCTGCTTTATGATGGTGATGACTGGAGCGGAAATGTTGAGCTAAGTAGTGCTGTCAGCGGTACTAATGATGAGTCGATCTCCTTTGTATCCCGTGCAGGTTCTCGTTACTTTAAGATTAATGGCAACATACAAGAAACCACTTTAGAAGTCACAGTGACTGGTGGCGATGTACCTCCGCCAATGGGTGGCTATATTGTTTTCGACACTAACATTCTTGTCGACCTTCCAGTGCCATCTATCTCATCAAAAGCACAATACGGCAATGTGATCCCAACCATTTTGGCGGCAACCTACAGTGATTTTGAAGGTATTGCCAGTGGTGTAAATGACCCTATTGATGATGTGAGTGATGCGGTTCATTACTTGGCAGGCACCAACGATCTGACTGATCCGGATTTGAATCAACTGCTTTATTTCTTGGGTTCGTATAAGTATTACGCCCCAGCTATGTCTGATGCAGAGGCGGCAAAGCTGAGCATTGCACTTCAAGCCGTAGCGAGTATGACTGGCTTTTTAAGCACTGATGGTGGCGTTATCCAAGAAGGCTATGCCAAGGCACTGAATAATTTTGAGCGTGGTGCTGGCGCGGCTTATTTTAAAGACCAGCTGCCACATCTGTTAGCGACGATTCAATATTACTCTATACAGACAAATCCTTTTGGCGCCACCAATGCCGGTGATGCGACTATGGCGCTACTCGGTGCCATAGGTTCTGCCGCGTACTATGGTGATGGGGCGGTCAAATCTGCCTATAACAGCAATATGCTGGATGTGCTTTCTGTGATGCGCTCATTTGCCTTTCTAGGTGAAACGTCACTGGACATGAAATGGTCAACTGAAGCCGATAGAAAATGGATCTTACCCCATACCTTTATCGCTCTGGGTAAGATCTCGAGCATCGCCACCGACGAGGCTAAGGCGCGTTTCGATAGCAGCATCTTAGAGGTTCACGGCAAGGTGACCCAGATTATCTCGGTTGAAACCACTGAGACCATAGTGACTAAGAACTACTTAAAGTCCGCAGGTCGTCAGTGTGAAGCCAGCGACCCACTATTTGGTAGCTGCGTCGTGCCACCAAAAGAGGAAGATATCTTAACCGTACGCCATGAGTGTACCGATAAGGTGGTTATCCGCGCACAGTCTAGTATTAGCCAAGCAACCTTAACCCAGTCTTGTGCCGATATTGCTCTGCAAGAAACTGAGTTCCATAGCTTCTTTAATACAGGCGGCGTGCCTGTCACTGGCGATCAGAACGATGTCATCGAAGTGGTGGCGTTTGCCAGTCCTGAAGATTATGAAAAGTATGCCCCTGAGTTTTTCGGGATAAGCACAGATAACGGTGGTATGTACCTTGAAGGTACGCCGGAGAATGTCGGTAATCAGGCGCGCTTTATTGCCATGCAGTGTCCGGATTCTTGGGTGGGTACCTCTTGTCAGTATATCGATCAGATTTATAACCTGAGACATGAGTTTGTTCACTATCTCGATGGTCGTTACATCAAGGCCGGATCATATGGATCATTCGATTATAATGTTTCCTGGTCAGAAGGAATGGCCGAGTATATGGCTAACGGTGCCGAGCATACCCGTACTCTTAATGCCTTGAAGGGCGAAACTATTCCGCCTCTGTATAACTTGCTGTTTATGTCTTATGAGTATGATGACTTGTATCAATGGGGCTATTTTGCCATGCGCTATCTGGGTGAGGAGCATCCAAGTGAGATAGCTTCTATCACGGCGGCTCTGCAAGCCGGTGATAACGCGGCATACATCGAAGTGCTAAAAGGTGTAGCGGAGCGTACAGAGGCAGGTTTCGAAGCTTTTGTGCTAGCGAATTCAGAAACTGTGGCTCCAGCCGCTGCGGTGATCCCTGCAGCCGATACCATAGGAAGTTGCGCCCTGGCTCAGCAATATGTGCGTAAAGTCGATGCGAATAAGACTGAGTATACGGTGACCAATACTACAGATACGCCAGTATCTCTGTTTTGGATAGATAACAACAAGGGCACGGCAAACTTCGCCAAGAACTATAAGACGTTAAACCTTGGTGAAAATTACACAGCTTCAAGCTGGAGCGAAGGCGATCGCTTGATGCTGACGGATAATGCCATGAACTGTTTAGGGGTTGCCGTGATGGAGCCAGTTCAAAACAGTTTCTCTATCGATGCTGATTTAGTCAAAGATGTGGTGCCCGAGGCTATTCCTGAACAAGATATGCTGGGCAGCTGTGAGTTAGTGAGACCTCACCTTATCAAGGATGAATCCCATGCATTCACTATCACTAACACCACAGATTATCCGGTTCGTTTATTCAGAGTCGATAACCTGACGGGCAAGCCTAAGTATGCCAGTGCGGCAACTGGGTTTGATTTCGGTTACGGTACGCTCAATAAAGGTGAGAGCTACACATCCGATATTTGGTATGGCGATCGTCGTATTATGCTAGCCGATGCCCGATTGAATTGTTTAAGTGTGGGTGTACTAAACAATGTGACCGCCGATTTCATTATTGACGAGACCACCATTGCTAATGCAGCTGCACCTGAGGTTATTCCTGCCGCTAATACCATAGGCAGTTGTGATCTAATGAATAAGCATCTAACAGGACCTTTTGAGTCGGACTTCTCGTTTACTAACAATAGCGATACAGCAGTGCGAGTCTATCGTGTAGATAATGAAACCGGTGAGTTGAGTGAGAGCTTTGGTTTCACGACTCTTGCTACTGGCGAAACATACGATAGTGTTTCAACTTGGAAATGGTTTGGTAATCGCCGTGCGGCTATCACCAATACTGCTGGCCAGTGTCTAGGTGTTGCTGTGATGACTGAAGAAGGTGTCAGTAATGATTACGAAATCACACAGGATCTTATTGGTGGTGGAACGACGCCTGTAGACAGTGATGGTGACGGCGTAATCGATTCACAAGATGCCTTCCCCAATGATCCGACTGAATCAGTCGATACGGACGGTGATGGTGTGGGTGATAACTCAGATGCCTTCCCTAACGATGGGACAGAGTCAGTCGACACGGACGGTGATGGTGTAGGTAATAACGCCGATGCTTTCCCTAACGATGCAACTGAAACCTTGGACAGCGACGGTGATGGTTTAGGTGATAACGCCGATGCTTTCCCTAACGATGCAACGGAAACCTTGGATAGCGACGGTGATGGTGTAGGTGATAACGCAGATGCTTATCCAAACGATCCTAACAATGGTGTTGTGCAGAGTTGTGGCGCGGCGACTATCACTTCAGGCCAGTTGACCCTTGAAAATGAAGAGTGTATCAGCGGCGGAAAAGGCAGTTTCTATGTCTATGTGGATGCGGATAACACAGATCTTTACATCACCACACAAGGTGGTGAGGGAGATGCCGACATTTATTTTAATGCAGATACCTGGGCGACATCGACTAACGCGCAATCTAGGTCTGAGCTAAGTGGTAACAGCGAGAGCCTGCATGTGGTGGCCAATCGTGGCTGGCGTTATATTGCCATCGACACAGGCACTAGCTACTCAGGTGTCACCGTGAAGGTGAGTTTAACTGACCCTAGTACAGCGCCAGTCGAGCCTCCTGTTCTGCCGCCAGTTGAGCCAGAGCAGCCTAGTGGATTAGCCGACACGTGCGCTACTGAAACTGTGCAAGATTATGGCAGTATCAGTGATGGTGTTCCTATCTGTGTCAAAAATGGTCGCTCATCTTTCTATATCAATGTGCCTGCCGGTACTCAGAGCTTAACGGCTGAAACGGGACACGGCGTTGGAGAGCTGGAGTTATATGTTGGAGAAAGCTGGCCAGATGCGAGCAGTAACACTGGTGTATCAGCTAACCCTGGGACAATAGAGAGTGTGACTGTGAATCAGCCAAAGAGCGGTTGGTACTATATCTCGGTGCAAAGTATGCCTAGCAGTGAAGATGTGACGCTAAAGGTCACCCTTAAATAG